GGGAAAGATCTTCATGCGGGACGGCGTGACGGAGCCGAAGTCGATCGGCATCGTCCACTGCGTCGGCAGCCGCGACAAAAACTACAACGAGTACTGCAGCGCGGTCTGCTGCATGGCCGCACTCAAGTTCGGGCACCTCGTGATGGAGAAGACCGAGGCCGAGGTCTACTCCTTCTACATCGACATGCGCCCGAACCAGAAGGGGTACGAAGAGTTCTACCAGCGCCTTCTAGACGAGGGGATGAACTTCGTGCGCGGCAAGGTCGCCGACATCTCGGACGTGCCGCGCCTCCCGGGCGAGGAAGGGAAGATCGTCGTCCAGGTGCAGGACACGCTCCTCGGTAAGCAGCGCCGAATCCCGCTCGACGTGGTCGTCCTCATGGGCGCCATGGAGCCCCGCTTCGACGCGAAGGATCTCGGCCTCAAGGTCGGGATCTCGTGCAGCATGGCCGGCTGGTTTACGGAGCGCCACCCGAAGCTCGATCCGGTGGCGACGATGACCGACGGCATCTTCATCGCGGGCGCGTGCCAGGGACCGAAGGACATTCCGGCCGCCGTGGCGCAGGGAGCGGCCGCCGCTGCGCGCGTCCAGGGAATGATCGCGAAGGGCAAGGTGATGATCGAGCCGATCGTGGCGACGATCCGCGAGGAGAGTTGCTCCGGCTGCCGGATCTGCAACAACCTCTGCCCGTACAACGCCATCGAGTACCTCGCGGAGAAGGAAGTGAGCCGCGTCCTCCACGAGCTGTGCAAGGGCTGCGGGACGTGCGTCGCCGCCTGCCCGGCCCAGGCGATCACGGGGGCCCACTTCAGTAACGAGCAGATCTTCGCCGAGCTTAAGGGGATCCTCTACGACGCGATGGGCGAAACGGAGCGGGCGGCCGAGCCCGCCGTGAAGTAGCGGGAGGAAGACGCCGATGAGTGATGGAACCTTCGAACCCAAGATTGTCGGATTCCTGTGCAACTGGTGCTCCTACCGCGCCGCGGATCTTGCCGGTTCTTCGCGCGTGAAATACCCGCCGAACGTCCGGATCATCCGCGTGATGTGCAGCGGACGGGTGGACCCGACCTTCGCCCTGAAAGCGTTCGAGCTCGGGGCGGACGGGGTTCTCCTGGCCGGCTGCCATCCGGGCGAGTGCCACTATCTGGAGCAGAACTACAAGGCGATGCGGCGCTTCTCGATGCTGAAGCACACGCTGCGCGCTATGAAGCTCGAAGAGGAACGTTTCCAACTCCTCTGGGCCTCCGCCGCAGAAGGGAATCGTTTCGCCGAGCACGTCGCCAAGATGACCGAAGAGGTCCGGAAGCTCGGGCCCTTGAGCTGGCGCCGGAACTGGATTGAGAAGGGCCTCGACGACAAGGAGATCGAGAAGTTCTTGAAGGAACACGAGGAAGCGATGGAGGTGCCGGCAAGATGAGCGACAAGGGTAAGCTGGCGCTGTACTGGGCCGCGTCTTGCGGCGGCTGCGAGATCGCGGTGCTCGCCGTCAACGAGAAGATTCTCGACGTGGCGAACGCCTTCGACATCGTCTTTTGGCCGTGTGTCATGGACGGGAAGGTGCGGGACATCGAGAAGATGCCCGACAAGAGCATCGATCTCTGCCTCTTCAACGGAGGCATCCGGAACAGCGAGCAGGAGTACATGGCGCGCCTTCTCCGGAGGAAAGCGAAGGTCTTGGTCGCGTTCGGATCGTGCGCGCACGAGGGGTGCATTCCGGGTCTCGCCAACATGAACTCGCGGGACGAGATTCTCCAGTTCGTCTACAAGGATTCCCCCTCCGCGGACAACCCGAAGGGAGTGCTCCCCGAGGTCGAGACGAAGGTTCCCGAGGGCACGCTTCACCTGCCGTTCTTCTACGACACGCTGAAGACGCTCGGACAGACCGTGGATGTCGATTACTATCTTCCCGGCTGCCCGCCGGAACCGGAGCGGATTTGGGACGCGATCGTCGCGATTCTATCCGGGAAACTCCCGCCGCCCGGCTCGGTGATCGGCGCCGAGACGACCGTTTGCGACGACTGCCCGCGCAAGCGCGAAGAAAAGAAGATCAAGGAGTTCAAGCGCACCTGGCAGATCATCCCGGACACGGAAAAGTGCCTCCTCGAGCAGGGGATCGTCTGTTGCGGGATCGCGACGCGCGCCGGCTGCGGCGCCCTCTGCCCGCAGGTCGGCTCTCCGTGCATCGGCTGCTACGGGCCGAACGCCGGTGTGGAGGACTTCGGCGCCCGCATGATGACCGCGATCGCTTCCGTGATCGACTCCGAGGATCCGGAGGAGATCGATCGGATCATCCAAGAGGGCATTCCCGACCCTGTCGGCACGTTCTACCGGTTCTCTCTCGCGCACAGCTCGCTCCGCCGCTCGAATCGGGCGGGAAACGGGAAACCGGCGGCCAAGGAAGAAGAAGCGGAGGTGAGCGGACGATGAAACGCATCTCGATTGATCCCATCACCCGCCTCGAGGGACACGGGAAGATCGACATCTTTTTGACCCCGGAGGGAGAGGTCGCGAACGCGTATGTTCAGGTGCCGGAGCTGCGCGGCTTCGAGACGTTCTGCGTCGGACGACCGGCCGAGGACATGCCGAACCTGACGAACCGCATCTGCGGCGTCTGCCCCGAGGCGCATCACATGGCGGCGACGAAGGCGCTCGACGCGCTCTTTCACGTCGATCCGCCGCCCACCGCGAAGAAGCTGCGGGAGCTCTTCTACAGCATCTTCTACGCGACGGACCACACGACCCACTTCTACGCGCTCGCGGGGCCCGACTTCGTAATGGGCCCCGACGCGCCGAAGGAGGTCCGCAACATCCTAGGGGTCGTCGGCAAGGTCGGGATGGAGATCGCGGGGAAGGTCCTCAAGATGCGGCGCGACGGCCATCATCTCATCAAGATGATGGGCGGGCGCCCCGTGCATCCGAACTGGGGGCTCCCCGGAGGCGTGAGCCGCGGCATCAACGAGGAGCAGCGAGCGGAGATCGAGAAGCTCGGGCGCGATGCGGTCGAGTTCGCGAAGTTCTCGCTTAAGCTCTTCGGCGATATCGTGCTCAAGAACTCGGACTACGTGAAGATCGTGACGGGGGACATCTATCTCCACAAGACCTACAACATGGGCACGGTCGACGCGAATAACCACGTCAACTTCTACGACGGGAAGATCCGCGTGGTCGGTCCGGACGGCAGAGAGCACGCCAAGTACGACGCGAAGGACTACCGCGAGTACATCGCCGAACGCACCGAGCCTTGGTCATACCTCAAGTTCCCGTACCTCAAGAAAGTCGGATGGAAGGGTTTCACGGACGGCGTCGATTCGGGCGTCTACAAGGCGACCCCACTATCGCGCTTGAACGCCGCGGACGGCATGGCGACGCCGCTCGCGCAGGCCGAGTACGAGAGAATGTACGACACGCTCGGCGGGAAGCCGGTGAACCACACGCTCGCGACCCATTGGGCGCGTCTGGTAGAGCTTCTCTACGCGACGGAGCGCTGGGTGGGGCTCGCGACCGACCCGGAAATCACGGGGAAGGAGTTCCGCGTCCTGCCGACCGAGACGCCGACCGAGGGCGTGGGGAGCGTCGAGGCGCCGCGTGGAACTCTCACCCACCATTTCTGGACCGACGAGAGGGGAATTCTCACGAAAGTGAACCTGGTCGTCGGAACGACGAACAACAACGCGCCGATCAACATGTCGGTCAAGAGAGCGGCGCAAAGCTTGATCCAAAAAGGAAAGCCGGTGAACGAAGGTCTTCTCAACATGGTCGAGATGGCCTTCCGCGCGTACGATCCGTGCTTCGGGTGCGCGACGCACACCCTGCCGGGCCATATGCCGCTCGAGGTGATCCTCCGCGGTCCGGACGGCGAGGTGATCGAGCGGCTCGCGCAGAACATGGACTGAGGGCGGACGTCGAACATGCGAACGCTCGTGCTCGGGCTCGGGAACCCAATCCTGCGGGATGACGGGGTCGGGATCCGCGTCGCGGAGAGGCTTCGGCCTCTCCTCGCGGACCGGCCGGACGTTATCGTGGAGGAGGATTACTGGGGAGGGCTTCGCCTGATGGAGCACATGATCGGTTACGATCGCGCGATCGTAATCGACGCGACGGCTCCGGGGGACGAGCCGGGTCGGATTCGTCTTCTCGCGCCCGACTCGATCCCCACGCAGCGGAGTGCCTCGGCCCACGACGTCAACTTGCCCACGGCTCTCGAGCTCGGGCGAATGGCGGGCGCGCATCTTCCGCCCGCCGAGGAGATTGTTCTCGTCGGGATCGAAGCCGCCGATGTCTTGAACTTCGGAGAAGTCTTTACCCCCGAAGTGGAGGCCGCCGTGCCGCGCGCGACGGAGGCGGTGCTCGCCCTCCTGGACGGGAAGAGGGAAGGAACATGATTTCCACCGAGAAGTTGCGCTACTACTCCTACTTCGCCGGAGTGGACAACGAATCGCTCAAGGCGGTCGCCGAGATCGCCGACGAGAAGACGCTCCACGCGGTCACGGTCCTCTTCAAGGAAGGGGATCCCGCGGACGCGCTCTACATCGTGACGAGCGGACAGGTCGACGTCAGCCTCCAGCTCGGAAGCGGACGCGAGGTCATCGTGGACCAGCTCGTTCCCGGGGATCTTCTCGGGTACTCGGTCTTCGTCGAGCCGCACCGGATGCGCGCCAAGGCGACGGCTCGCAAGGAGTGCACGGTGATCGCGATCGACGCGGAGAAGATCCGAGCGCTCTGCGAGAAGGACACGAAGCTCGGCTTCCTGCTGGTGAAGCAGGTGGCGGCGGCGCTCGCGCACCGCTTGAGCGGAGCGGTTACGCAGATCGCCGCGGCGGAATAAGGATTCGGATTCCGATCGGCATCCAAGTCGGAAGCCCGAAGGAGGAGCCCCGGAAGCGGGGCTCCTTCGCTTTCGGCGCGGGGCCTACTTCGGACCCGCCCCGCGTTCCTGAATCTCTCTCGCCTTCTTCGGATCGCGCACGAGGTCGCTGTGGCAGGGAGGCTTCTCGCCGCGCGACGCGCCTCCGACGGCGGGCGAAGAAGCTTCGCCCGGAAGAGGCTCTCCGTGCTCTTCGAGAATCCCTCTCTGCTCGGGTGTCAGGGCCGGGGATTCCTTCGGCCCGCCTGGGTCGTATCCTTCCGCCTTCCCCGACGCGAACTCCTCGATCTCCCGGCTGATCCGCACCGCGCACCAATCGTGCCCGCACATCGCGCAGAAGTCGGTGTCGATCGAGAGATCCTCGTCGTGAAAGGCCCGAGCGGTGTCGGGATCGAAGGCAAGCGCGATGTGTCTCTCCCAGTTCAGCGCCGCGCGCGCCTTGGAGATCTCGTCGTCCCGGTCGCGCGTTCCCGGAATCCCGAGCGCGATGTCCGCGGCGTGCGCCGCGATCTTGTAGGCGATGCAGCCTTCCTTCACGTCGCGTTTCTTCGGAAGGCCGAGATGCTCCTTCGGCGTAACGTAGCAAAGAAACGCCGCGCCGTGATACGCGGCCGCCGTCGCGCCGATCGCGCTCGTGATGTGGTCGTAGCCGGGAAAGACGTCGGTCACGAGGGGCCCGAGAACATAGAACGGCGCGCCGTGACAGAGAGCGCGCTCGATCTTCATGTTGTACTCGATCTGGTCGAGAGGAATGTGCCCCGGTCCCTCCACCATCGTTTGCACGCCCTTCGCCCACGCCCTCTCGACCAGTTCTCCCAGAACGTAGAGTTCGCGAAGCTGCGCCTCGTCGGTCGCGTCGGCGAGGGAGCCCGGCCGGAGCCCGTCCCCGAGCGAGAAGCTCACGTCATGCGCGCGCGCGATGTCGCAGATCTCGTCGAAGAGATCATAGAAGGGGTTTTGGCGCCCGTGATGAATCATCCACTTCGCGAGGAGCGAGCCTCCCCGCGAGACGATCCCGCTCACCCGGCCGCGCACGTAGGGGAGATGCTCGCGGAGAAGGCCGGCGTGGATCGTGATGAAATCGACTCCCTGCATCGCCTGATGCTCGATCGTGCGGAGGATGTCGGCGTGCGAGAGATCCTCGATCGCGCGCCCGACGATCATCGAGTAGACCGGAACCGTCCCCACGGGAACCGGCGCGCTCCGGATGATCGCCTCGCGCGTCGCGTCGAGGTCCCCGCCGGTCGAGAGGTCCATCACGGTATCCGCGCCCCATCGGACCGCCCAGCGCATCTTCTCGACCTCTTCGTCCGCGGAGCTTTTCACCGGAGACGCGCCGAGGTTCGCATTGATCTTCGTCGTCGCCGCCCGCCCGATCGCGATCGGATCGAGTCCGCATCGAAGATGCGCGCGGTTCGCCGGGATGATCATGCGCCCCGCAACGATCTCGCCCCGCACGTCCTCGGGGGCGAGGTGCGGCTCGCGCTCCGCGGCGCGCTTCATCTCAGGCGTGATCGTGCCGAGGCGGGCGCGCTCGAGCTGCGTCACAGCGTTCTTCTCGCCGCGCGGAGCCGGGTTGAAGTCCCACGCGGTCTTCTCAGACGGCGCCGGCAT
The genomic region above belongs to Candidatus Eisenbacteria bacterium and contains:
- a CDS encoding hydrogenase iron-sulfur subunit codes for the protein MSDGTFEPKIVGFLCNWCSYRAADLAGSSRVKYPPNVRIIRVMCSGRVDPTFALKAFELGADGVLLAGCHPGECHYLEQNYKAMRRFSMLKHTLRAMKLEEERFQLLWASAAEGNRFAEHVAKMTEEVRKLGPLSWRRNWIEKGLDDKEIEKFLKEHEEAMEVPAR
- a CDS encoding oxidoreductase gives rise to the protein MSDKGKLALYWAASCGGCEIAVLAVNEKILDVANAFDIVFWPCVMDGKVRDIEKMPDKSIDLCLFNGGIRNSEQEYMARLLRRKAKVLVAFGSCAHEGCIPGLANMNSRDEILQFVYKDSPSADNPKGVLPEVETKVPEGTLHLPFFYDTLKTLGQTVDVDYYLPGCPPEPERIWDAIVAILSGKLPPPGSVIGAETTVCDDCPRKREEKKIKEFKRTWQIIPDTEKCLLEQGIVCCGIATRAGCGALCPQVGSPCIGCYGPNAGVEDFGARMMTAIASVIDSEDPEEIDRIIQEGIPDPVGTFYRFSLAHSSLRRSNRAGNGKPAAKEEEAEVSGR
- a CDS encoding Ni/Fe hydrogenase subunit alpha; the encoded protein is MKRISIDPITRLEGHGKIDIFLTPEGEVANAYVQVPELRGFETFCVGRPAEDMPNLTNRICGVCPEAHHMAATKALDALFHVDPPPTAKKLRELFYSIFYATDHTTHFYALAGPDFVMGPDAPKEVRNILGVVGKVGMEIAGKVLKMRRDGHHLIKMMGGRPVHPNWGLPGGVSRGINEEQRAEIEKLGRDAVEFAKFSLKLFGDIVLKNSDYVKIVTGDIYLHKTYNMGTVDANNHVNFYDGKIRVVGPDGREHAKYDAKDYREYIAERTEPWSYLKFPYLKKVGWKGFTDGVDSGVYKATPLSRLNAADGMATPLAQAEYERMYDTLGGKPVNHTLATHWARLVELLYATERWVGLATDPEITGKEFRVLPTETPTEGVGSVEAPRGTLTHHFWTDERGILTKVNLVVGTTNNNAPINMSVKRAAQSLIQKGKPVNEGLLNMVEMAFRAYDPCFGCATHTLPGHMPLEVILRGPDGEVIERLAQNMD
- a CDS encoding hydrogenase maturation protease, coding for MRTLVLGLGNPILRDDGVGIRVAERLRPLLADRPDVIVEEDYWGGLRLMEHMIGYDRAIVIDATAPGDEPGRIRLLAPDSIPTQRSASAHDVNLPTALELGRMAGAHLPPAEEIVLVGIEAADVLNFGEVFTPEVEAAVPRATEAVLALLDGKREGT
- a CDS encoding cyclic nucleotide-binding domain-containing protein produces the protein MISTEKLRYYSYFAGVDNESLKAVAEIADEKTLHAVTVLFKEGDPADALYIVTSGQVDVSLQLGSGREVIVDQLVPGDLLGYSVFVEPHRMRAKATARKECTVIAIDAEKIRALCEKDTKLGFLLVKQVAAALAHRLSGAVTQIAAAE
- the thiC gene encoding phosphomethylpyrimidine synthase ThiC, which gives rise to MYEPPLRGGANPSSKREGTAPGSFALPPGVGTPLAFSSPDTPGMPAPSEKTAWDFNPAPRGEKNAVTQLERARLGTITPEMKRAAEREPHLAPEDVRGEIVAGRMIIPANRAHLRCGLDPIAIGRAATTKINANLGASPVKSSADEEVEKMRWAVRWGADTVMDLSTGGDLDATREAIIRSAPVPVGTVPVYSMIVGRAIEDLSHADILRTIEHQAMQGVDFITIHAGLLREHLPYVRGRVSGIVSRGGSLLAKWMIHHGRQNPFYDLFDEICDIARAHDVSFSLGDGLRPGSLADATDEAQLRELYVLGELVERAWAKGVQTMVEGPGHIPLDQIEYNMKIERALCHGAPFYVLGPLVTDVFPGYDHITSAIGATAAAYHGAAFLCYVTPKEHLGLPKKRDVKEGCIAYKIAAHAADIALGIPGTRDRDDEISKARAALNWERHIALAFDPDTARAFHDEDLSIDTDFCAMCGHDWCAVRISREIEEFASGKAEGYDPGGPKESPALTPEQRGILEEHGEPLPGEASSPAVGGASRGEKPPCHSDLVRDPKKAREIQERGAGPK